One window of Nicotiana tomentosiformis chromosome 11, ASM39032v3, whole genome shotgun sequence genomic DNA carries:
- the LOC138901281 gene encoding uncharacterized protein, with translation MAGESVLLRVSPMKCVMRFGKKGKFTPKCIGPFEILVRVGEVVYQLGLPPSLARLHPVFHVSMLQKYHEDNSHVLDFSKVQLDENLAYEEEHVPILERQVRKLIYKSFPSIESAMEK, from the coding sequence ATGGCGGGTGAGAGCGTTCTTCTTCGGGTGTCGCCTATGAAGTGCGTGatgcggtttgggaagaagggaaagtttacCCCGAAGTGTATTGGACCATTTGAGATCTTAgtgagagttggggaggttgtttatCAGCTTGGATTGCCTCCTAGCTTAGCAAGGttacatccggtatttcatgtgtctatgcttcagaagtaccatgaggacaactcacatgttttggacttcagcaagGTGCAACTTGATGAAAATTTGGCTTATGAGGAAGAGCATGTGCCTATTCTAGAGCGGCAGGTTCGTAAGTTGATATATAAGAGTTTTCCTTCTATTGAAAGTGCAATGGAGAAGTGA